In Quercus lobata isolate SW786 chromosome 12, ValleyOak3.0 Primary Assembly, whole genome shotgun sequence, a genomic segment contains:
- the LOC115970354 gene encoding pectinesterase inhibitor-like gives MEVINHILLFISLSSLLLSANAVCVPRKHSDFAVSTNPSSAPALHHADVSVPSTSGVSGSVEARLPHADVSAALGVSGSVEAKLPHADVSAEVKLPHADVSAAAGVSGSVEAKVSGSFSPILHTPPTANVNPAVHKVCGITKDPVVCATTIIPFLSGEFDPASILVSEIQAAISFTNKTIAKANELATHHSTSNFESQCIEQCQENYDSALNNFQTALVAIKAHDAGRLNSVLSAAITDADTCNDGFSDAGIPGSLLGEANAYIHLLGAICLDISTLLH, from the coding sequence ATGGAAGTCATCAACCACATTCTCCTCTTCATCTCCCTTTCTTCCCTTCTCCTCTCAGCAAATGCTGTTTGCGTACCTCGCAAGCACAGCGACTTTGCTGTCTCCACCAATCCATCCTCAGCCCCCGCCTTGCATCATGCAGATGTCTCAGTTCCATCCACGTCGGGTGTCTCCGGTTCAGTTGAAGCTAGATTGCCTCATGCAGATGTCTCAGCTGCGTTGGGTGTTTCCGGTTCAGTTGAAGCTAAATTGCCCCATGCAGATGTCTCAGCTGAAGTTAAATTGCCTCATGCAGATGTCTCAGCTGCGGCGGGTGTCTCTGGTTCAGTTGAAGCTAAAGTGTCCGGTTCATTCTCCCCCATTTTGCACACTCCACCAACTGCAAATGTTAATCCTGCTGTCCACAAAGTTTGTGGCATAACTAAAGACCCTGTCGTTTGTGCCACCACCATCATTCCATTCCTTAGTGGAGAGTTTGACCCAGCTTCCATCCTCGTGTCCGAGATTCAAGCAGCTATAAGCTTCACCAATAAAACCATTGCTAAGGCAAACGAACTTGCTACACACCATTCCACATCCAACTTCGAGTCCCAGTGCATAGAACAATGCCAAGAAAACTACGACAGTGCCCTCAACAATTTTCAAACTGCCTTGGTCGCCATTAAAGCACATGATGCTGGCCGTTTAAATAGTGTGCTTAGTGCTGCTATTACTGATGCTGACACTTGTAATGATGGTTTTAGCGATGCTGGGATACCCGGGTCACTTTTGGGTGAGGCCAATGCCTACATTCATTTGTTGGGTGCCATTTGCTTGGACATATCTACGTTGCTCCATTAA